One genomic segment of Nothobranchius furzeri strain GRZ-AD chromosome 10, NfurGRZ-RIMD1, whole genome shotgun sequence includes these proteins:
- the map3k7cl gene encoding MAP3K7 C-terminal-like protein: protein MITATRRVSPDKSEVRIAFSLSDSSDVKDVENLSQNFPDLEHRLQPVPPCLPLKESVQVYKEHCRMAREFHQVKHEIAVLEDRKRKLLAELVEDEKVAVEIARLEEEFRRLTEENHTLVMVHRERTQQLERLCPTNQTRQDSS from the exons ATGATCACCGCAACCCGAAGAGTGTCTCCTGATAAATCTGAAGTTAGAATCGCCTTCAGCCTCAGTGACTCGTCAG ATGTAAAAGATGTTGAGAACCTGTCACAGAACTTCCCAGATCTTGAGCATCGTTTACAG CCTGTGCCACCTTGTTTACCCCTGAAGGAGAGCGTTCAGGTGTACAAGGAACACTGCAGGATGGCGAGGGAGTTCCATCAGGTCAAACATGAGATCGCTGTTCTTGAAGATCGCAA GCGTAAATTGCTGGCGGAGCTGGTGGAGGATGAAAAGGTTGCAGTGGAAATCGCCCGTCTAGAGGAGGAGTTCCGACGCCTAACAGAGGAGAACCACACTTTGGTGATGGTCCACAGGGAGCGCACTCAGCAGTTGGAGAGGCTCTGCCCGACCAATCAAACGAGGCAGGACTCCTCATGA
- the bach1b gene encoding transcription regulator protein BACH1b, whose protein sequence is MFQMATPRSSVFTFESTVHSSHVLQWLDEQRCRDLLCDVTVLVEGQSFRAHRSVLASCSDYFAQRISSPVQHGAVLTLPDEVTSAGFEPLLKFAYTSKLHFGKEDVLEIQSAASLLGFKDLDEACFDFLLPKLFSSNKSPPAFVRKCCKKACKRRFTKENGGTDSDVLGDKEAKPVADSSSQRDAAWERGKSVKKKTGSVSGAVPAGPPVEDMDVAVLKCPKYRKFQLACEKENGEKIPTKSRIRDACSLSCFQCSSSPLLKSKTASNEEINGGAKELPSSEIHEATRGLDPVKNDSLEEERKQNEKVAEDTFKDKMDHLSGMKPLDTSNAKLVSPGSSPTPEENPECSLPPCPLIALNELSAVCRLVQREEIAANITENQEMLNPVAAEPGSLHQNMPEAEGTSLYYVCQDGGQTGSVERSTFLSKEKEVAGLPPASLGSRTGTSQPNVQEWAQSPSPNTKNSCPFLLELHPASCSLSEMSECEVASQSGVSSMNSGEDGDSETETEGDCDFAARERALQVQLPYPMEWIVSLSRNDFQQLLKQQTFTREQLDFVHDMRRRSKNRLAAQRCRKRKLDCIYNLQYEIHKLKSEREKLLMEQNQLNQMKMKTCHTVNTLCQRVCREADLQPDQLQALASYTTSDCPLSSFFPHIDSLLSQYGPPLRPQISVMASSGGRQFVAPEDNLSRLNRDTIRVQHSL, encoded by the exons ATGTTTCAGATGGCTACCCCGAGGTCGTCTGTGTTTACCTTTGAGTCCACGGTGCATTCTTCTCATGTGCTGCAGTGGCTGGACGAGCAGCGCTGCCGGGACTTGTTGTGTGATGTTACGGTGTTGGTGGAGGGTCAGAGTTTCAGGGCTCACCGCTCGGTGCTTGCTTCCTGTAGTGACTACTTCGCCCAAAGGATCTCTTCCCCGGTGCAGCACGGAGCGGTCCTCACCCTGCCAGACGAG GTGACAAGTGCTGGCTTCGAGCCCTTGCTGAAGTTTGCTTACACATCTAAACTCCACTTTGGGAAAGAAGATGTTTTGGAGATACAAAGCGCAGCCTCCCTTCTAGGTTTCAAAGACCTAGACGAGGCGTGTTTTGATTTCCTGCTCCCAAAGCTCTTTTCCAGTAACAAGAGCCCTCCCGCTTTTGTGAGGAAGTGTTGTAAGAAGGCCTGCAAGAGGCGATTTACTAAGGAAAATGGAGGCACAGACTCTGACGTCTTGGGTGACAAAGAGGCAAAACCAGTTGCTGACTCATCATCTCAGCGGGACGCGGCTTGGGAGCGTGGCAAATCAGTAAAGAAGAAAACAGGAAGTGTGAGTGGCGCGGTCCCTGCTGGGCCACCTGTTGAAGACATGGACGTCGCTGTCCTAAAGTGTCCAAAGTACCGCAAGTTCCAGCTTGCTTGCGAGAAGGAAAATGGTGAGAAAATTCCAACAAAGTCGAGGATCAGGGAtgcctgctccctctcctgctttCAGTGCTCTAGCAGTCCACTCCTTAAAAGCAAAACTGCCTCCAATGAAGAGATAAACGGGGGAGCTAAAGAGCTCCCAAGCAGTGAAATACACGAAGCAACTCGGGGACTTGATCCTGTTAAGAACGATTCGCTTGAAGAAGAACGAAAACAGAATGAAAAGGTGGCAGAGGACACCTTTAAGGACAAGATGGACCATTTGTCTGGCATGAAGCCTTTAGACACTTCTAATGCCAAGCTAGTCTCACCAGGCTCAAGCCCAACACCTGAAGAGAACCCAGAGTGTTCACTGCCCCCTTGCCCTTTGATTGCCCTGAATGAGCTCAGTGCAGTCTGTAGGTTGGTGCAGCGTGAGGAGATTGCCGCCAACATCACAGAAAACCAGGAAATGCTGAACCCTGTAGCGGCAGAGCCAGGCTCTCTTCATCAAAACATGCCTGAAGCGGAGGGGACAAGTCTGTATTATGTCTGCCAGGACGGAGGACAAACAGGCAGCGTGGAAAGATCAACCTTCCTGAGCAAGGAGAAGGAAGTGGCTGGTCTTCCCCCAGCGAGTCTGGGATCAAGGACAGGGACTTCTCAGCCAAACGTTCAGGAATGGGCGCAGAGCCCATCTCCCAACACTAAAAACAGCTGCCCCTTTCTACTGGAGCTGCACCCGGCGAGCTGCTCGCTGTCTGAGATGTCCGAGTGCGAGGTGGCTTCTCAGTCCGGTGTTTCATCCATGAACTCGGGGGAGGACGGAGACTCGGAGACGGAGACGGAAGGAGACTGCGACTTCGCTGCAAGGGAGAGAGCCCTGCAG GTGCAGTTGCCGTACCCCATGGAGTGGATCGTCAGCCTGAGCCGGAACGACTTCCAGCAGCTGCTGAAGCAGCAAACCTTCACTCGAGAGCAGCTGGATTTCGTCCACGACATGAGGCGGCGCAGCAAGAACCGCCTGGCGGCTCAGCGCTGCCGCAAGAGAAAACTGGACTGCATTTACAATCTGCAGTATGAGATCCACAAGCTG AAATCTGAGAGGGAGAAGCTGCTCATGGAGCAGAACCAGCTGAATCAGATGAAGATGAAAACGTGTCACACTGTCAACACTTTGTGTCAGAGGGTCTGCAGAGAAGCAGATCTACAGCCAGACCAGCTGCAGGCGTTAGCCTCGTACACCACCTCAGACTGCCCTCTGTCCTCCTTCTTCCCTCACATTGACTCACTTCTGTCACAGTACGGGCCACCACTTCGTCCCCAAATATCTGTCATGGCGTCTTCTGGGGGAAGACAGTTTGTGGCCCCTGAGGACAATCTGTCCCGTTTGAACCGAGACACAATCAGAGTCCAGCATTCACTGTAG